Within the Rosa rugosa chromosome 2, drRosRugo1.1, whole genome shotgun sequence genome, the region AAAGGGACAGGAGTCTGGGTgaagaggaataaaaataatttgTTGGGGTTTTTGGGAGGTGTTTTGGTAGATTcagggtgtatgagcattaaccctAAAAAATATTATGAATATTTATCTTCAACCTGACATACCTAAGTGGCTAGTGACTTTGTAGCGCTTAGACTGAGTCTAAACGACCGTGTAGAAGAATTTTTAGAACAGTATATATAGATATGACATTTGAATTGagggaaattctacaatgtgttaacatatgacatgcatacaattgccttaaaagtggtaaaatgagtcatcaaaatagtaatattagtcctcaaagttgtaacatgagtccttaaagtggtaaattttcttagtttaccgtatgagtcctcaaaatagtaatattagtcctcaaagtggtaatatgagtccttaaagtgataaaaatagttgatatatgagaaatattaacataccatagctttaccccttCTTAAGAATAGCGCGACTCGTGAAAATATATGGTTGTCGCATAATGTCGTGAAAATATATGGTTGTAGCATAATGTTTGACGATTTGATCGTTGGATAGTCAACTAGATTGTGACTGATACCAGCAAGTCACTAGAACTCGAAGATGACACGCAGCTACCAAGTACCAACGACTACTTGACTAGCTACTTTGTAGAGTAATATTTGTCGAACGTCATTGGCATATAGAAAAGGCATTCCACTGAAGTTTTAGCAAcgattttcttatatatatagacTTGTCAAGATTGCTATAATTCTTTCTAACCAACTTTACAAAAACTAGGACGAGCCAAATtacaaagaaacaaaagcacaaaaagaaaagaaagagaagcttGCAATGGGTGGGGCTGCTTGCAAATCTCTCATTGATGGGTGCAATGATGATTCCCTCAGCAGTTTGATTAATAATTTCATCTGATCTTCCACTGTTgtctcttttccttttcctttttgtttgtttaatcCTTAATTTGGGGGACTAGACAATAGTGGTGCTAGCTAGCTTGATCACGCGCGCAGAAGAACTTTTCCTTTGCCCGATGGAGGCAATGTGAAATTATGAAGCACAATAAAGCTAATGGTGACTTTGTCGGCTGCTACTCTCGATGAGGAGCATTGCTTTCCAATTTTATGGTGGTGTTCTGCTTTCCACGTCCCCACAACATTGCTAGAAAACTCCTGCAGTTTTGGTTTTTGTATGGCTTTCATTGCTGtaccttttctcttctttgtttCATGGGCAGGAACCTTCTAGATAGTTCTGCTTGCTTGTATCACTATGTATGGTTCCTTGTTTCCTTGCTGGCTTTTGGTATAGCCCTCCAGctggtttgtattttttttgttcttcttccaATTAAAAGTTCGTGGGGGACAAAGTTCgtcccctctttttttttttaaaaaaaaaaaaaaaaaaaaaaaaaaaaaagaaagagaagcttTTCCTTGGTCGCAAAGACTCCGAACAAACCAATATACAACGGTTTGGGCTTTAGCAACCACTGAAGTTTTAGTGACGATTTTTCGTCACATTATGCATGAAATTTAATTTCATCTATCTATCTATGATCGATTCTTTCTTTTGAATAACAATTAATGACCTAATTAATTAAAGGAACAATGTTGGGGGTTAATTAAACATTGATGAAGGAGAATGACAAGTTGGATCTGGTTGTTGTTGTGGCCTTCTTTCCCTGTGGCGATCTCATTTCACGGACTCTCCTTTCCTTGGACAAAATTCCAGCTACCCTGCACATTACTAATGCAGGTTAAATAGGAACATAAGCGTGGTTGGTTAACTTCTATAGTGTTTCTTGTCCTTATATCATGAAAGCTAATCATATCATTGTGTAGCGGAGAGTTTAGCGACTACTTAATCTAATATATACGTACCTTACTAGAGCCTCTTCGTTGGTAGAATGATGGGCAGGCTCATGGATACCGGTTTCCAAGTTTACTCGGGAAACTGGTTTCTTTAACAAATTTTCTCCAACTTTTACAAGATTTTGCAAGTTTTCTTCTGTAGCAATATCCACAGAACACAATGTCTTACCCAAATCATCATCCTGCGCCATataattttaattatattttttctGCTTATAATACTATTCACtataaaagaaaatcacaaTTAAGGAAAAAGAAATCATCGACAAAAAGTCTAAAAGTTGTCGATATGATTGTTTTAGAAATCAGATAGAGACATtgttttattatattttttctcCAATCAAAATCGTCACTTATTATGCTCCTTTAACTAATGTATGTGTGTTGTTATTAGACAATCAACTTCACCACATATTCACAAAATAGTGAAAATACAGTAAATTTTAAGCATTGACGTATGTATACCTGGATTCTTAGGTAATTTTTTTCAGAGTAAAGGGCTTGGAACACTGTAGAAAGGTGGAAGTCAACCATATCACTACTTGCTTGAGTAAATATATCAACCAACGGACAGGAATCGCCTCCGATCAACCATCCCAAAATACCCCACTTAGCTGCATTTTGGGCATCGTACTTCTCATCACATTTTGCTGAACCAGTACCCAATGATACAACTAGAAACCGGGAGTATTCAGTTGCCTTCACTGTAAAAAAGTCGGGATTTCCCTTGTAAATTTCTTTTGACACTTCACTTATAGCCACCAaagcctgaaaaaaaaaaaagtaacgaAAAATTTAACAACTACCAAATCAATCATGTCTTCGATGTAAATTGTTGCCCTTGTTCTTAGGCTCCATTAGATGGGAGCGATATTATTCTCAATTTAACTACTTTATGCCCTGTTTTATCATAAAATGTTTAGGTGTAGTAGAGGAAAATATTATTCTTTATTATGAACACAAAGTTAGTCACTTAATTACTTGATGGGGAACGGTTATTGTGCAATTCCTAAAGTGTTAtgagttgtgtgtgtgtgtgtgggtatcctgtatttaattaggatattcTATATTAATTAGGAGATGTTTGAAATTGCATGATACAGATTAGGTTATATATGATCACCACTACTTACTGGGTTATTAGCAGCAACACCACCATCAATGAGATCAAATTCTCTTATTTGACCAGTCGTGGAATTTTCGGTTTCAAAATGATGGGCTGGAAAAAAGGTTGGGGCTGCTGAAGTTGCAATGCATATATCCGAGAGTAAAGCATCTAGGTTACTGTTCTTTCTCACCTACATAAAAATATCATCATCATGTCTGCAAAATCAAGaactactatatatatataaagagtaTCGTCACGTATAAGAAATCAGATGCatataagagagagagatatggatGAACAAATTAAACCTCATAGCTGGAGAAGACGGTTGGTTGGAGCCTCTTTATATCAAACGTGGGAATTATGACGTTGGTCAATGTCTGATGCAATCTTATGTCTCCTAACTTTTCCTTCACTATATTATGTAAATACTCCCCATCATACTTTGGCCCTCTGATAGCTTTTACCGCCGCCACCGCATCAGTTATTGGAGTTCtgttcaagaaaaagaaagaaagaaatgaaaatatCTAGATTATTGGCTAGCTGGGGTCAAAACACGTACATATGGGCCCGCGAGATAACCAGATAGAAGACTAGTAGCTAAGTTATTGACGGGGACCAGAATACGTACAATGGAATAAGACGATCAATTTTGCCACTATCTTGGGGAAATATCTTAGGGCAGTGTTCAAGGTAAAATTTGTTGATATCTTTAGCAGCAAATAATGGACGGCCGTTTTCATCCGGGGCGGTAAGCATGGCAGTCACAAGGCCACCAGTACTAGTTCCTGCAATGACATCAAAATAATCTGCCAGTCTTACATCCTCACCATCCAGCTTCTGCATATATACACACGCACCCAACAACATTAATGCATTAATTCGCTCGATGTAATTAATGAAATTTGATCACACGAAATGTATATTTGATTGTTGAAGTTAGACCAGCGATCGAACTCAAAGCTGGACGACAATATATAGGAGATCGAAGTGATAATTAATTATACCTGAAGCTCAGACTCAAGGAAACTGAGAAGAGTACCGGGGATAATTCCTCTGATTCCACCTCCATCAATGCTAAGAACAGTGACGAGGTTTCCATAAGTGGGAGACTGAAGGAATGATCTTTCTCTCCTGATGAAATTATTTGGAAGAGAAGCGGATCCGTGGCTAGGCATCTCCATGGAATTAGGCAGGAGATCGACTTGACTAAAACTGAGAGATGTATGTGAAGTTTCTGCTGAGAAGGATCGAGTAGGAGCTTTGAGTATTACTGACACAGAAAAAAGGGGACTATTTGTAGAGATACCCTGTAAAAAATTTGGGAGAGgggactattttttttttgcctgaGCTTCCTATGCTTGAAAGCAGATGAAGACACGTGTATCTTATAAACCTAATGGTCTAGAATTCTACTTTTCCTTCAGCtactttgtttcttctttcagATGAAGACAGACACGTGTATCTTATAAAGAAGATGAAGACACGTGTATCTTATAAAGAAGATGAAGACACGTGTATCTTATAAATCATAGTAATGAGGTTGCAAAATGGCATATGATGTTCTCCAGATAAccaagtttttctttttggcaaaacaacaaaaagaaatccCTGTTCTTCTTTTCCTCCGTACCCAAAATCTCAGGCATATTATATTCTATCACTCATATGATGTATCTTATAAAGCAGATGAAGGAGTGAGTCATCACTACGAAGGAGAGAGACAGATGGGGAatcaaaggaaaaaacaaaaggcATGAACTAGTTGTAGGCCATTAGATTCAATATCGACACGTGTCTTGATCTCCTTCAAAGCTTAATTTGGTAGATTAATTAGGCAAATAAAAGATCAGGAGAGGATCCCACCATACAAGTGGGTTGCTTGCTGCATGCTAGCGGATAAGTTTAAGTTGGACCCAGCTAATagcaattattattattaaacgTCCCATCTTATTACTCATTAGAACTATATTAAAGTATTCTTCTACAAGTAATTCACAAAATTTAACAACTTGATCGATGATCCTTAATGAATGCATGGCTCCAAGCAGTTGGCTGAAGATTTCTTACCTGAACTTCAACGATTAGCATTTGTTAGATTTTGTGGTTAACTGATGACATAAATGCAAGAATTTCCGACAAGAGATAACAGAGGAGTTATGATCGTTTTTGTGGTTACCATGTGGATTGATGGATTCAAACGGCATTAATATGGTCCAATCACATATTAAAACGATCATAACTCCTCTGTTATCATCAAGGTTCATAACAGAGGAGTTATGATcgtttttgaagaaaaaaaaaaaaaaaaattttgtccattttttcccacttataagtttttttttttatactattttaccctcacctctttgttacttagagagagagaaaaaaaaataatcataggagacttcgtcggagccccgtcaccggtcgccgccACCCACcgaacttctctgaaaacctcgccagaggtccccaaagaggtcgtcggagatctcataatTAAGTTGCCGGAAAggttattgcccccaaatagacaTTTATTACTccccaataaacctctattgccccctaataaaactTTAAGTcaccggaatgggaactaatctttctaaaattagaaaaataaaatttttattaaagaaaaaaaataaggagattacatcaattcaaaacgtctattgcccccaacagacgtctattgcccccaataaacctttaataaacctgtattgccccccaatagacttatattgccctccaatagaacatttttttttcttttttctttccttttgagCTTTCTGCCCTTATtttatcaaaaaagaaaaagaaaaaagatttagGCACCcagaaaaatcattttacccaaaaaaaaaaaaaaacaaactgaaCAACGGCATCGGAGCTGGACCCGGACCGAACTCCCATCCGGGCGTGTGGAGCTTTAGAGGTCTGATGATGACCCTAGCGTGGCGACGGAGATTCGGAGGTCTTCTTCACCTAGCGGCGATGCTCAGAATTGGAGGTGCAGTCGACGTCCACAGAAGGGGCTGGGGGCATTCCAAAGAGAGGAGAGATAATCTGCCGGAGACCTACATTTTTTCGGCGTTGGTGACTTCGAAGGTGGCCGGAGGGAAGCGGGCGTCGTCGTTGTCTTCAGGCGTGGAAGCCATCGTTGCGTAAGAGCCCAGAGGTGGAGATCGGAGATCGAAGATCgaagatcagagagagagagagaggagatcgATCTGCATCAGTGGCATGTTGTAGTTtcttaattaagttaagggcaaaatggtcatttgatgttaaattgtgtatgtggtTATAACAATCTGTTGCTggagtaagtgggataatttttgtttattttggtgctttagaTCAAGGACCCAAAATCAATGATCAGCCGCCTCAATTAGTCTAGAACTCTAGAAGATGCCTAGTTGGGCTAGGTTTTGAAAAAATGTTACACACACACTTACTTTATAAAAagtttatttttaaatatttattatatgcttaaattttttcttttaattaattaCTAGTCTCTTAACACGGTGCTTGCTATTTGGTCTTTAGTATCCTCTTAAAAAATTGCAAAATAGTAAATAAATAATGAATTacagcaaaaacaaaaaactgattttctaataaaaatgaaaagaaggTAGTTTCCTCCATTTGTCGTGGTCAATGGTGGTTCTTCTTATTTTACCCTCTTTTGATAAAAATGTTTATGTTATGCATATTTATAAACCTTGGGCATGATAGGAGGgtaaaaaatttaaccattttaAGATGGAGTTTGCTTTATATTAAAGATAATACCAGCTATAGTTTGTGGTTTTGATTGCATTTATTAATCTCAGTGTTCTAAAAATTTctctaggcggccgcctaggttCTATAAGGTAGTCAGCCGCCTCAACTAGTCTAGACGGCGCCTAGACATACCGGATTTAAGAAAAatgttaaaaaaatattttttttatttatgaaatACTTCAAAACTAACTTATAATTTGTACGTAATCATTCTATACTTAACTTTTTCCAATCAGTTATTACatcattaaaaaatatatatattgatttgatttgattatatCATTAAAACAGGATTTTCTTCCTTGGATACGAATCAAAAACCAGATTGTTTGAGTAAATACGAAGAGATTAGCACTAAGCAGACACTTTCTTTGATAATTTCAACTCAAATTTTCAGACGTCAAAGTTCTTACAGATCTTTCAGTATTGTTCTATAGTGAGATTGGTAGTGAGCAGACCCAGCAGAGACAACTTCCTCGTAATCAATTTTCAAACTACTAAACTAGTTACTGTTCTGACtataaaacaataaaattttGAAGGCGAAATTAACACCAAACACTAGTAACTTGCAGTATGGTTGCCATCAAACCAGAGTCGACCCATGAACAAATTCATACAATATCTGGCACATACTGAGAGCCTAGAGTTCACAAAACCAGGTGCTAAATTCAAGGTCCAAAAGGTTCAAGAACTTCTGAACAGAGGAGGATGATACTACAAAGAGATAAACTCTCAAGTAGGCAGTGCAATTAGACATATAAACCTAGAATTATCACAAGATTCAAAGCTCCATCCCTTGCACGTTTATTTACATACAAAACCGTGATACATAACCTCATAAAAGGATTCATGTGGAGCTCCATCCCTTACACATTTTTATTTACATACAAAACCATGATACATAACCTCATAAAAGGATTCATGTGGAGCTCCATCCCTTACACATTTATTTACATACAAAACCATGATACATAACCTCATAAAAGGATTCATGTGCACATGAATCCCGCTCTCCACTTCTCTCGGTGAATATAGTTTTATGGACGAACAAAAACCATAAATTTTGCAAGCTCTATTGCTTTTTCGCGGCCAAAAAACTTCTCAACAATTCCTAGAGCAAACTCCATGGAAGTTCCTGGCCCCCTGCTGGTGATGAGGTTACCATCAACCAATACCCTATTTTCAATTTCACTCTTATCTGACAGCTTGTCGCACATTGCTGGGAAAGCTGTGGCCTTTTTTCCCTGCATGAAAGAAAAAACATAGTTTACAACTGGATGCAGCACTCTGGCATATAAAGGGGATCTTACACGTTGATATTAAAACATGTTCTATTCACATTTcaaaatgttgagatgatggtGCTGATATCATGATTTTCAAATAACAACATTTGGATGACTATAATGGATATCAGATTCCGAGAGAAAGGATCTTAATGATGCGAAAGAGAAATCCAACAAGCACAGTGGTCAGGTGAATCTCTTATGCAGTTAGAACTAACTAGTAGATTACCGCATTAGATGAACTGCAGTCAGCTCTGGGCAATGTTAATGGAGTTAATCAAGTTTCAGTGGAGTGGTCCTTCAATGAAATGGATTTCAGAAAATGCTATAGGGCATACCTTGAGTAAGCCATGGGGTTCAAAGACTAAAGCTGGTGAAGCACATATAGCTCCATAAGGCTTATTTGATTCCCTCTGCTTTTTCAACAAATTCACAAGTGTTTCTGATTTTGCAAAAGCTTGAGCACCGCCAAGTCCACCCTGAAAAGTAAAGAATACAGTTACCCTAGTCAACTGGTGAATAGTAATGATTAAACAAAAGCAAACAAGAAAACTAACTTACAGGTAAAACTATTAGGTCATACGAAAGTTTGGCCGCTTCATCCAGGAGCACATCTGCTTCCAGCTTAACTTTGCGAGAAGCAATAATGTCTAGCTTATCTTCTACAGAGGCCACCACAACAGTTGCTTTGGCTTCTCGTAGAATATCAATGATCATTATAGCTTCCATTTCCTCTGTACCATTAGCTATCGGTACAAGAATCTGAAGGATAAAGACAAAAGGTCATAAAGGAGCATCTTGAAACAGAATAGCAACTCTTCCTGTCACATCAAACTTATAGTTTCTTGTAAGATAATTGTAGACAACTCTCAGTTCATAGTTAACTTGTAAGAAAATGAAATAATCCTTCGTAATGGCAACATAATTGCAAATGTAAAGCACTTGAATATGACTATATACACGATGTCTAACACTACTACACAAGACGAATAATGAGCTCACTTTTTGTTCTCAAATTTTACTCTTTGCTAAATAGTGAACCAACACTGCCTACAATGTTCCAAgacaaaacaaatataaaataaatgaaaagttCACCTTTGGGGAATCAGTGAAAGTCCACTTTGTTGGGTTTTGCTCAGTTATGATATATTCATCCCCATGGTTGGAACGCATAACCTGAGTAAAAATGTGAAGTCACACACCCAGCacaaacagaaacaaaagaGTATTCAAAAATGCATTGACTTCTCTATTTGGCGATAAAACTAATGGCAACAGAAGAGGTTAGATCATAACAGAGCCTTTTTATTTCCATTTTTCCAGACAATGATAGCTTCCCAATCACTCTATAAGAAAGCCACTAACAGAATAGCACCACTGGAAAGCAGCAACCACTACCTCCACCCAATAATCATAGGGTAGGTCTTCCAAATAAATATGAGCATTCACAGATAGCTGATACATAACTGTGCTCTGGGGAAGCctattttaagtttaagtaaACCAAGCCAAAGGCCCAAAGCCAAACATCAAAGCTTGTGGCTTCCCCAACTAAGAAGCCAAACTAAATGGTCCATAACCGGTAGGCTCTTAAACCCAGCTAGGTGCAACTATTATAATAAACCACCCTTTCAGCTGAATACTACCGCTTATCCATTTCTTTCTTCAAATGAATGAACCTTAGGTgaatagtttttttttggtcatctTCTGCAGTCTATCTGAACTAAACACTAAAATTTCCTCTAGAATTTTCACCAATTGTTTCCATTTAATCAAAGGACATTAAAAGTTCCATTTCTGAATTCCACCACATTGTTTTACTATAGAAAGTTCTACTGAATTCCCCTTTCTTTACTGAACTCCTTCTCCTACATCAGATAAGCAACCAATATCCGTTGTACCAACTCTATCAAGATCAAACTACCCAAATGACCTTATCTTCAAATGCTATTTCCATAGTTTTATACTTTTCTTTTTGGGAAATAATGTAACAAGTCAAAAGAAACTATGCTGAAGAAACATTTACCAGGGGACCAGAAACTTCATCAGCTTTCCCTTTCCCATACAATTGCTCAACAAGTGCAACAGCAAACTCTATGGTGGTACCAGGTCCACGACTTGTCACAGCTTTGCCATCCAGCTGCACTCTTGATTCAACAGCAGTCGCACCAGATGCTGCTAATTGATCCATTACTAAAGGATGGCAAGTTGCCTGTCAAAAAACCAATTCAGGCCATAAGCTCAAATCTACTTACTTcaggagaaaaaaaaacaggaacTACAATAAAAATTTGTAAATatgagaaatgaaaaataaaatggtagCAGAGGCTTAGAGTACTTACTTTCAATCCCTTCAGCACACCCCAAGACCCAAGTGCCACTGCAGGTGCAGCACAGATTGCAGCATAGAGCTTCCCATCGGCAGCTTGCTTTTTCACCAGACTTTCCAGGACCTCACTGTTTTTAAGAGTGGTAGCACCTGGCATCCCTCCCTATAGCATGAAAAGCCAAAAGTCAAATTCAATTACAATAAGCTACCAATAATGCACACTTGAGAAACTCCTGAAGATAGAACGATGAAAGTACAGATAGATAAAAGGCTTCCTCCATTGTTATATGTTATGGACTATATCAAGCATAGTTCTTCATCTGAAGAAAATAACGGTAAGGAAACAGATGGTTGCTTAAGACTGATATGCATAAATTTCCTCAAACAGTTCCATATAAGGTACCCTACTGATTCCCTAAATTTCCCCGATATCAACTCCTAATCACAAGCCTAGATTCAACAAAGCTAAAAACAGCTGCTTCAAATAAGCACACGAAGCGGACGGTGTGGTGTAATGAGATCGAAGTGGTGACACAGCTAAAAACAGCTGCTTCAAATAAGCACAAGTGTTTAAGCAATCAAACAAAAGCTGCCAAATTTGAAGTGGTGACACAAAATTAAGAACTCATCGATTCAAACACAAGGGATGGAATACTCACAGGTAGAGTAATGAGATCGAAGGAGGTCTGGCCACAGTCCGAAACCAAAGCATCAGCGATGATCTTAACCCCATCACAAGCCTCAACCCTCAGCTGCTTCTCCACAGAAGCCACAGTGACATCAGCTCCGGCTCGGCGCAGAACATCGACGGCGATCACCGCCTCCATCGGCTCCGAGCCATTCGCAATCGGAACCAGAACCTGCAAAATTCCACAGTCACTCTCTCACTCACACAAAACCACACACACAAGAGCTGAGAATCAGTAGTGCTATTACCTTCTTGGCAGGAGAAGCGGAAGCCATggcggtggtggaggagagagagaaagagagtgaagGAATGGGTTTGGTAGTGAGAGAAGGGAGTATGCTACATAATATAAAGGGCGACGAGCCGCCCAACAGAAATGAGCGAGGCAATGCCATCTGTTTCCGAGAGGGCTTCTAGATTAGCTTCCGGGGGGGTCTATGTGGACTAACACTGTAAGGCTATGTTTGTTTCAtgggattggattggattggatatCCTTATTAGCTTGTGTTACACTAATTCCATGTTTGGCAACTTCAAGGACTGTTTTAAATGAGACTCTAGAGTCCCAAATTCTCATAAACACCTTCTACCATAAACCCCCCAAAAACCATGGGATTATGGAAGCTCTCCTTCTCACCTTCTACTGCCCCGTCGCGACCCAAAGCCTCCCTCTTTCTGACATCAGCGACCTCTACCTCCTCGACTTCGTCGGCCCACCTGGGTTTGTCCAGGAGGTCTCTGCCGAGGTCCCCAACCTCATTTTCTATCCCCAATTGAACCCAGAATCACTGCCACAGAAGGTTATAGCAACGGTGGCCGAATACCCAGAAATCAAGTCTTCCAAAATtttatcaaattcaaaaaccatGTATACTAGCATGTAGAACACGAAGAGCAGATCAACTTTCATATCTTATGCACCTCAAAACATTGCCGGAGCAGCCGGAATTTGTACAGAAACTGCAGGAGAACCCAAGATTTTCGAGGTCCAATTCTCTCTCCACAACCAGCAACCAGACCAGCCGAGGAAAGAGAAACGTCGGCGATGACGAGATGGATCAAACCCAGCTGCTGCGCCTGCCGGAGGTGGCCTGATGGCAGAGTTCCAATCAGCTGCCGTTTGGAGCCTCTCGGGTCTTCATGTCAATGGTGTTGGCTCTAGTTTTAGTCCTAACTGACCAAACATGGGTTAGGGAATAACATAGCATAATCCAGGCTTGAGGAGTCCAGGACTCTTATAGAAATTAAGGAGAGGTATGACAGTCCGGTGAAACAAACATAACCTAAGAGTGTAAGTTGTAACCGGTCGGATCGGGTCGGGTATTGTTCCGAACCGTTCAGTAAACGGGTCCAAAATCTATCCATCCAAGTTTTTTCCTCGTAGCTGAAATGTATAAAAATAACTCTGAAATATTAACAATATAGAAATTTATTACCAAAGTAACCCTCCTATCTCAACATAGTAGGGATTTATTTGGACTAATCAATTAACAAAACACAAATAACTCTGTATTTGAAATAGTAAGGAGATAAAGGAAGCTACACTCTCGCCCCCACTTTTGGGCGGGGTATTATGGTAGTGACTAGTGAGGGAGTAGGTTAGGTTAATGCCCGACACTCTTGCTAATTGTATTAGTAAACTTGCATTCAATGAAGCAACATTTGCCACACATTTCTTTTACAATAAAAAAGCCAAGTTTCATTCTCATGTCCTTTTCACGATTTCACTGTAGTGTTAAAcccttttttaaattttattgctCTGATTGAGAGAGATTCAAATTCGAGATCTCTATCAACATTTAGACTAAATTCTTTTTAATAGCGTTTAACA harbors:
- the LOC133728162 gene encoding patatin-like protein 2, producing MEMPSHGSASLPNNFIRRERSFLQSPTYGNLVTVLSIDGGGIRGIIPGTLLSFLESELQKLDGEDVRLADYFDVIAGTSTGGLVTAMLTAPDENGRPLFAAKDINKFYLEHCPKIFPQDSGKIDRLIPLTPITDAVAAVKAIRGPKYDGEYLHNIVKEKLGDIRLHQTLTNVIIPTFDIKRLQPTVFSSYEVRKNSNLDALLSDICIATSAAPTFFPAHHFETENSTTGQIREFDLIDGGVAANNPALVAISEVSKEIYKGNPDFFTVKATEYSRFLVVSLGTGSAKCDEKYDAQNAAKWGILGWLIGGDSCPLVDIFTQASSDMVDFHLSTVFQALYSEKNYLRIQDDDLGKTLCSVDIATEENLQNLVKVGENLLKKPVSRVNLETGIHEPAHHSTNEEALVRVAGILSKERRVREMRSPQGKKATTTTRSNLSFSFINV
- the LOC133728165 gene encoding protein DJ-1 homolog A-like, coding for MALPRSFLLGGSSPFILCSILPSLTTKPIPSLSFSLSSTTAMASASPAKKVLVPIANGSEPMEAVIAVDVLRRAGADVTVASVEKQLRVEACDGVKIIADALVSDCGQTSFDLITLPGGMPGATTLKNSEVLESLVKKQAADGKLYAAICAAPAVALGSWGVLKGLKATCHPLVMDQLAASGATAVESRVQLDGKAVTSRGPGTTIEFAVALVEQLYGKGKADEVSGPLVMRSNHGDEYIITEQNPTKWTFTDSPKILVPIANGTEEMEAIMIIDILREAKATVVVASVEDKLDIIASRKVKLEADVLLDEAAKLSYDLIVLPGGLGGAQAFAKSETLVNLLKKQRESNKPYGAICASPALVFEPHGLLKGKKATAFPAMCDKLSDKSEIENRVLVDGNLITSRGPGTSMEFALGIVEKFFGREKAIELAKFMVFVRP